Within the Miscanthus floridulus cultivar M001 chromosome 2, ASM1932011v1, whole genome shotgun sequence genome, the region TCTCGTTCAGTCGacggttttgatttttttttcctcCAAAACTTTTGGAGTAAAATTTAAACATGAACTAGTAGCAAAATATTTAATTTAGATAGGTTATATAGCCACAAGGAAATCATGATTTCCTTTGTTCAACGTAGGCGTTCAGAGGACAATTTCCACGCACGTCAACCATATTCTTCGTGCGGACGCCACCACCACGCACCCGCACCAACAGTATGGCATTCTGGTTGCGCCACCAACATGACAAAATGATATGCCATAACCATAATCATTGGAGCAGAAATATCCCATCTTGTGATCCTTCAGGGAACACCACGATGCACAATTTCTCAACGCAACAACAAGAACAATACATCGTTAGCACGTTGAAAAGATATACCAATGCATCAGTACGTAGTGATACACTCCCGCTCATGGTTCCCACTTCCCACTGATAAAAGTATCAGCTCATCATCTCACAGCAGCTCAAATTTATTTACTGCCCAGCCTACTCTTACTATACATCAAGAAATACGCGACAAAAGCCTTGCCTTGCCATTCACACGGTCTGCGCCTCCCTTGCGGCTTCGCCCAGCGGGGCAGCcgcggacgcggacgcggacgGCACGGTGAGCCGCTCGCCGCCGTCAGCGCTGGCCGGCAGGTCGTCCTCACGGGCCTCCTCGGGGCACTCCAGCGCGCGCACGAACCGCACGAACAGCGGCCAGTGCGCCGGCGAGAAGAACTCCGCGCCCATCCGCTGGTACGTGAACTGGAACGGCCGGGTGCGCCCGGCGGACAGCCAGACGCCGCCCCCGGAGCCGGCGCCGTCGCGCGCCACGGCGAGAGGCGCGCTCTCCGCCGCGAGACGCGCGCCGTACTCCGCGCAGGCGACCTTGATCCGGGCCAGGCTCTCCTCCGCCGTGGCGTCCGGCCGCGCCTCCACGCCCGACGCGATCACCGCGCACCCGTGCCGCACGAACATCTCCGCGACCGGGCCGTACCCGCCGTGGAGCCCCGCGGTGGCGTCGACGGGGCTCGAACCGCGCAGGAGCGGCACCTTGGCGGACAGCGCCACGGGCTTGCCGCCGAACGCCCTGGACGCCGCAGCCAGGACGCGGTCGCCGTGCGCCAGGAGCTCCCCTGCGTACCAGGACAGGAAGAATTCCCCGTACGCGGACCTCCACGAGCCCCCCGGCTCCCTGAAGAAGGCGGACGACTCCGGCGACTCGTCGTACCGCGGCCCGTCGTGTGGGCCTGACAGGCCCCACAGTGGCTGCCCCGACGACTCGGCGTGGCGCTTCAGCCGGGCCAGCATGTACTTGTCGTAGCACTGGAACTCGCCGATGCCGGCGTAGCCATGGGAGCCCTGGTTCCCCGGCGGGTACGACGGGTACTGGAGCTCGccgtacctatcacatcgaatgtttgcgcccgtacatggagcattaaatataggcgaaaaaaaactaattgcacagtttgatgggagactgtgagacgaacgttttgagcctaattagtctatgattgaacactaattgtcaaataaaaacgaaagtgctacaataccccaaattccaacttcctgaaactaaacacgcgctgggGTACGGAGTGGGGCGCGTGCCGCGCGTCGCTGACGCGGCGGCGTGGAAGTGGAACATGGTGCAGGGTGTGGCTAGGCGGCGCCGAATCCCTGGCCCGCGCCGCATTTGTGGCCACCGGTTCACCGCGCCTCGCCGCCGATTTGGGGCGGGATGCGTTTTTCGGGCTACCTGCGGTTCGCAAGGCGATGGCTTTCTGCGCCATGCTTCGTCCGACCCCAGGGtctgggccacgcctcgtccgacTCTAAGCACGAGGTTTTCGTCTCGTCCGACCCTCAGGCGTGGGCTCTAACTCCGAGGACGAAGTTTTCGTCTCGTTCGATCCCAAGGCGTGAGCTCCGactccgaggacgaggtttccgtctcgtccgaccctaagGCGTGGGCTCTGACTCTTAGGACAAGGTTTTTGTCTCGTCCaaccccaaggcgtgggctctGACTCCGACGACCTCAGGGCACGTGCTCCGACTCGTTCGGTCCCacagggagggctccgcctcgtccgacccccgagggtcggATTCCGTCTCGTCCGGCCCCTAGGGTGAGATTTCTGCCTCGCGCATTCCCTAGGGTCAGATTTGCTACCAGACAAAAGCAGTGGCCCCAGGGTAGGATCCGAActgcttcaaccactacggcatGGAGGCGCACATTCGGGAGGATGTCTTGGGCGCGTCCTGACACGACTGGTGGTCGCTTCAGGCCATGCTAGGAGACTCACATCGCCCACCGTGTCAACAGGCCAGCACTATGCTACCAACTCCCTGCCTAACCACCGTCCAACGCCAGTCGACCGACGTCAGTTGACTGGCACTATACCGCCAGCCCTCCGTATGGCCTCTGTCAGGGGACCCTTAGACCATTTCATCCGATCGGATGGGATGAAAGACAAGAACGGTGC harbors:
- the LOC136537159 gene encoding inactive beta-amylase 9-like, whose protein sequence is MAQKAIALRTAGSPKNASRPKSAARRGEPVATNAARARDSAPPSHTLHHVPLPRRRVSDARHAPHSVPQRVFSFRKLEFGVFFFSPIFNAPCTGANIRCDRYGELQYPSYPPGNQGSHGYAGIGEFQCYDKYMLARLKRHAESSGQPLWGLSGPHDGPRYDESPESSAFFREPGGSWRSAYGEFFLSWYAGELLAHGDRVLAAASRAFGGKPVALSAKVPLLRGSSPVDATAGLHGGYGPVAEMFVRHGCAVIASGVEARPDATAEESLARIKVACAEYGARLAAESAPLAVARDGAGSGGGVWLSAGRTRPFQFTYQRMGAEFFSPAHWPLFVRFVRALECPEEAREDDLPASADGGERLTVPSASASAAAPLGEAAREAQTV